From Candidatus Poribacteria bacterium, one genomic window encodes:
- a CDS encoding Gfo/Idh/MocA family oxidoreductase, with the protein MDNLNVGIVGLGWVAGAHIEAFKAVTGSDVTAICSRREHDESVLAETYGTPLKAYTDFEKMLADPDVHIIDICTPHPFHAEQAIAAAQAGKHLIIEKPICLTYEDAKAIRDAVKNTGVNVCVCFECRYSAHFTLIRSVIDNGLLGELHYAEVDYYHGIGPWYGQYEWNIKKDFGGSTLLTAGCHALDALLFFMDGNVEEVTSYQTQSTGADFQPYEYKTTSVSLLKFEGGGKIGKVTSCVDCLQPYYFHIHLVGSEGSLLDNRIYSAKLHGMDKSRWSTLETSLIDSGDVSDHPYEPQFQAFIDSIRRNEPMPLTDFDTAFETHRVVFASDMSAEADGRTVKLSELD; encoded by the coding sequence ATGGATAATTTAAACGTTGGAATTGTCGGGCTTGGTTGGGTAGCCGGTGCGCATATCGAAGCCTTCAAAGCCGTTACAGGTTCGGATGTTACTGCCATCTGTTCGCGCCGAGAACACGATGAATCTGTATTGGCAGAGACCTACGGAACACCTCTTAAAGCTTATACCGATTTTGAAAAAATGCTCGCGGATCCGGATGTCCACATCATCGATATTTGCACGCCACATCCCTTCCATGCCGAACAAGCCATTGCTGCTGCACAAGCGGGCAAACATCTCATCATAGAAAAACCGATCTGCCTTACATACGAAGATGCGAAAGCTATCCGCGATGCTGTCAAAAACACAGGGGTCAATGTTTGTGTCTGCTTTGAGTGTCGATATAGTGCCCACTTCACGCTGATCCGCTCCGTGATTGACAACGGATTACTCGGGGAACTCCACTACGCCGAAGTCGATTATTACCACGGCATCGGACCCTGGTACGGACAATACGAATGGAACATCAAAAAAGACTTTGGCGGTAGCACCCTACTCACCGCCGGATGCCATGCCCTCGATGCCCTTCTCTTTTTCATGGATGGAAACGTCGAAGAAGTAACGAGTTACCAGACACAATCCACAGGTGCGGATTTTCAACCCTACGAATATAAAACAACAAGCGTCAGCCTCCTTAAGTTTGAAGGTGGCGGAAAAATCGGGAAAGTCACCTCCTGTGTCGATTGTTTACAACCTTATTACTTCCATATCCATCTCGTTGGAAGCGAAGGGAGTCTTCTCGACAACCGAATCTATTCGGCGAAACTTCACGGTATGGATAAGAGTAGATGGAGTACGCTTGAGACCTCACTCATTGATTCTGGCGATGTCAGCGACCATCCGTATGAACCACAATTCCAAGCGTTCATAGACAGCATCAGACGAAATGAACCGATGCCACTGACCGACTTTGACACGGCATTTGAAACACACCGCGTTGTCTTCGCTTCTGACATGTCGGCAGAAGCGGATGGCAGAACCGTTAAACTGTCCGAACTCGATTAA
- a CDS encoding threonylcarbamoyl-AMP synthase codes for MERHQPTNQMIEPQGKIKKAVQYLKSGGIIAIPTDTVYGLGADPFNPSAVQKLYTVKGRPDGNPIPLVLSSVSDIHRFSRNLPDFFFHLTDRFWPGGLTIVIESKGLLPVLTAGGNTVGVRIPDHPLLLKILQAFGGPMAITSANLSGEPPATSVAEIGEELTSRIDMVVDGGKTPGPIPSTVYDISVSPPLVRRHGVISEETLAKEFACYNKR; via the coding sequence GTGGAAAGACATCAACCTACAAATCAAATGATTGAACCGCAAGGAAAAATTAAAAAAGCCGTCCAATACCTAAAGTCAGGCGGTATTATCGCTATCCCCACCGATACAGTCTATGGGTTGGGAGCCGACCCCTTTAATCCGAGTGCCGTGCAGAAATTGTATACAGTAAAAGGACGACCGGATGGAAATCCGATTCCGCTCGTTCTCAGTTCTGTTTCCGATATCCATCGTTTCTCTCGAAACCTACCGGATTTCTTTTTTCACCTCACAGATCGGTTTTGGCCCGGCGGTTTGACCATCGTTATTGAAAGCAAAGGGCTGCTGCCAGTGTTAACTGCTGGCGGGAATACTGTTGGGGTCCGAATCCCAGATCATCCATTACTATTGAAGATCCTCCAAGCGTTTGGCGGACCGATGGCTATAACGAGCGCGAATCTCTCTGGAGAACCGCCTGCCACCTCCGTTGCGGAAATTGGTGAAGAACTCACCTCACGAATTGATATGGTCGTTGATGGAGGGAAGACACCGGGTCCCATCCCTTCTACAGTTTACGACATTTCCGTGTCGCCGCCACTGGTTCGGCGACACGGCGTTATTTCAGAAGAAACACTCGCCAAGGAGTTCGCGTGCTACAACAAGCGTTAA